Within Harpia harpyja isolate bHarHar1 chromosome 4, bHarHar1 primary haplotype, whole genome shotgun sequence, the genomic segment AACATTGATCACAGTGCTCTACTTCTTCCAAGCAAGCTTCCCCCCAGTTCAAAGAAGGGGACCACTCAGCCATTAAGTGCATTATCTTTCAAAACATCGTCACACAAGGTGTTTCATAGATACCTGCAGTCACTAACTGACATCTTACTCACTTGGGCAGGTATGGGCTGCACAGCCCCCACAGAAGGGCTGTAGCCATGCAGTAAGCTGTACACCAAATCTCAGCAGAGGTCAGAGTCCAAATCATCACGACTGCTCAGGAAACTCTTCTTGGTGGGCAAGTCAACAGCCGCACTGAGAAATTAACAGGCTGTTTTCACCTACATTTCTTCAGGACTTGGACTTGCTGCTGAAAGCCCTTATTCCCTGGTCAGGCTGGCTGCTGAAACTCTTTTGGCTCCAAATTTACTGTAATCCTTActagaaaaaacccaccagacaTCCTTTCTTCAACCTGGGAGTCCACCTGAACAAGCAGCATCACGGCTGATTTTTACGCGTGTCTAGCTTACTCCTTTTGACTCCTACCCATAAGCACCACTGTAAAACACCTTGGACTCCTGCTTTTGTGAGGCAAGCCAGATGCTGGGAAGTGCCATGTTCAGGTAACAAAGTATTGATGACGGGTCATAGTGAGAAGTGCTTCACTCAAAGCAACAGCATTTTGCCTTTATGCAGCACAGCTTGACACAGACCACCAAGTATTCATCAAAGGTGTCTTACTGTTAACAAATTAAAACACCCCGAGAGGTAGCTAATACTGTACCCACTTAATAAAGTGGGTAAGCTGAGGCAAAAAGGCTCCTTGACAtgcctgacagcagcagcagagctgggaaagaaCCAGCAAGCCCCAACCAGCCCTTCTTGTCTCCCTTCAAGGTTCAATACTCATATTACTGCGCTGTGCTAAATGAGTCAAGTTTCCTTTTCAGGACCAGCTCGCCCATCAGTTGGCTCTGCTAATCTGAAGTGCTTTGGGCTCTTCAGGTCTTTGGCTGCAACAGGCAAGGCTCACAGCAGAACTGGCACCTGAGCTGCACTGGAGGCCTGGTGCTGAGGCTCAAAATAAATGATCATAATAATGACAGCAATAACAAAGGAACAGTGCTTAAGAACATACAGTGAAATAAACACCAGAAGCTGCCAACTGGGGGACAGTTTCTCCCTGCAAATGGGACCAGATAAGTaacacttatttttttctcccagtgagGTTCacttttttgcttaaaaaaggcCAGATTCTGTGCCTCTCTCTCCTTTAATTATTAGGCTGTAAAATGCTCACTTTTATAAAGTGACCCAGATCCAACCAGGGAGACAGAAGTGAATTCAAAGCCCAGGGGTCAAGGCATCAATTCAGATGATGGAGAGCCAAGGTTAAGTCTCTGGCTTGAACAGAGCAGAGGACAGACTTGAAGCTGGGTAGCTCTTCCACCTTAGCCACCGTGTTTTGAAGATGCATGTTGGCCACTCCTCAACCAGAAATCCCAATTTGGATCAGAGGAAACACTCTTGTCAAAACTGGTATCTATGGTCCTGGGGAAAAACATCAATGCTagtttcaagtgtttttcaatcATTTTTCCATAGAGCTCCCAGACATTCACCTACAGTACCCCACTATCCCCAAGCCCTGTGGCAGACTCTGGGTTCAGATTTGCTGTCTGAATCCAGGGTGACACTTTCAAGGGCAAGAGAAATATACAGCCTTCACTACAAATCAGGTTCTGGACCCTGTTCCCTTTAGATTGCCCAAACCGGCAAGTACAGATTGTTTGCAGATTGCTGCAGTAAAACACCCTGCATttactgttcttatttttaaaagttacttacAGCTTGGGGAAGGTATTTGTCTGACAATCTCAAGGCATGCCATTTGGTCTCAGGCTGGCTCCACACTATGCCTGCATTTGGGCCAATAAGCACAGCAGAGGGAATTTTGGCATTCTGCAGACAAATCAGGGCTTGGTCCATCAGCCAGAAAACCACTTACTGGCAAGTCCTGGTGGGGCTTCTCATAACAGAGAGTGTTGGTCACTCAAGAGCTAAAAGCAGTATTTGGAGGGTGTGGGTGGAGGTTTAACAGTCAGGGATGAAGAGGAGATAAAAAGTCAGAAAAGTGTTTCCTATCAAGGGCTGTGTCTTTGGGTGTGAATACAGAGCACCTAGTCCTGCAAGGCGCCAGTGCTAATTAGAGCTTCTGGACACTACTGAAAACCAAGTTATCAATATGCTATTAAATAAGTTATTAAAGGGAATTAGCAAGGATAGGAAAAAATAACCTACCCAAAAAACCTGTTCTTTCTAGAGTCACCCTCTAGCTCAACCACCAAAATCGTTTCTCCCAAAGGAAACACAGGGATAATGAACAAAGTGCAGATAACAACcatcattttgcatttatatagcaCCTCTCAAGTAAAGATTTGAAAGTGCATAACACAGATGGATCAGCTCCATCACCCCCAATTCACAGATGGGGAAATTAGGCACAGAGAGTTAcatgacttgcccaaggtcacataACAAGTTGGTGGAAGAGCCAGGAATCCCAACTCCAATGAAACACTAGAAAATGCTTCTTCCTAGCAGTATGAAGAGTCACTCTAGCTGTCTAGACGGTACAGGACACTGAACATGAAGATCTATtgttattttctcctctcttccaaGATTCTACCAGTGCTGAAGGAGTTAGCTACTAACATTGCTATTTACACCTGCACTGCTGGACTAGTTAAGTTTAGTCTGTAAAATTAGCCCTTCTTTCACTCATATAATTTAGCGTATGCTTACGTACACACTGAGCCAGCCTCTGCCAGGCCAAACACTGCAGGTCCAATGAATCCATGGCATAGCTCCATGGATTTCAGTGGAGTTATGCCAGGGATAAATCTGGCTCCAGAATTGCTAACGTGTGTTGGCTCCTCTCCCGACAGTGGCATTTCAGGCACGATCCCCTTCTTGCCAGATTGTGAACTCGAGGAAGTCTTCACTCAGCATCCAGTCAGTGGTTTTTCAGATGTCCATTAGTTTTCAAGTGTAACTCATCACTCCTCCGACTCCTCCAAGCACGGTACTTCTTCATGCTCTTCCTCCTAGCGAAGCGACAGATGCTGACCATGAAAACCCAGGAGACAGCATACATGATGACACCACCCAGCTTAATGTACCACCTGGGCTTGGGAGAAGCAAGCTCACAGTACATCAGCCAGGCCCCCACTCCAATCCGCACCCCAGTGAAGAGGACCACGAAGAAGAAATCCACCACATCGCCTGTGAAACTGTGGTAACATCCCATTTCCTTCAGGAACCAGCGGGCCTGCAGCAGCGGGTTAGTGATCTCACTACCAAAGATGACGGCATTGACCTCCGCAGCTGACTCCCCGAGTGCCAACGATGCTGTGATGCCCAAGATGCTCACCAGATGGTGGGCCAGCATCAGGGCACCCTCTGCCTGGAAGTACACACACCAGGAAAGGTCGAAGAGGAAGTAGCCCAAGCTAAGGCACAGCACATGTACCTGAAGAGTTGTGTTTGGTGATCCTGAAATATAAAGACACCAGACAGAGCTTTAAA encodes:
- the LOC128141584 gene encoding TLC domain-containing protein 5-like, with the translated sequence MLFTLPLRVACSLLAWLSLYAWFCHRYKHRNYEWSCRLVTLTHGILATCLSAYIGFIDGPWPLSHPGSPNTTLQVHVLCLSLGYFLFDLSWCVYFQAEGALMLAHHLVSILGITASLALGESAAEVNAVIFGSEITNPLLQARWFLKEMGCYHSFTGDVVDFFFVVLFTGVRIGVGAWLMYCELASPKPRWYIKLGGVIMYAVSWVFMVSICRFARRKSMKKYRAWRSRRSDELHLKTNGHLKNH